The following proteins are co-located in the Rhodothermaceae bacterium genome:
- a CDS encoding sigma-54-dependent Fis family transcriptional regulator encodes MDRQTVQKRFGIIGESPGIHHVIDRVRQVARTDISVLIEGESGVGKELIAQAIHELSLRRHKALKVINTGAIPEGLIESELFGAEKGAYTGATERRRGLFEEADGGTIFLDEIGEMPQSTQVRLLRVLESGTFNRVGSTVMQRTDARVVAATNKNLGSEVADGRFREDLYYRLSTVIIHVPPLRERRDDIRPIFDAFLYSSSQKYQSPPRTLTAAAYDLLESYQWPGNVRELRNVADQVVVLHRGANVDADDIRPFLRGITTNSSSTSLMPVKAKAPMDSESSPELKVVYRALLEIRQDIQDLRKDVGQVFRESLAGSKPDPSYPEELQIDRPALPMLPRPEREQNLDGVTYEVEDDQEEDSLPTIEEAERELILKAMEKFDGNRKESAKALGISPRTLYRKLKELDEDPG; translated from the coding sequence ATGGATCGACAAACCGTACAAAAGCGATTTGGAATCATTGGTGAATCTCCTGGGATCCACCATGTCATCGACCGTGTCCGCCAAGTTGCACGTACGGATATCTCCGTTCTGATTGAGGGAGAGAGTGGTGTTGGCAAGGAGTTGATTGCGCAAGCCATCCATGAATTATCGCTACGCCGACATAAAGCACTTAAGGTCATCAATACAGGAGCAATTCCCGAGGGATTGATTGAGTCTGAACTCTTCGGCGCGGAGAAAGGCGCCTATACCGGTGCGACCGAACGTCGGCGCGGACTCTTTGAGGAAGCGGATGGCGGAACGATTTTTCTGGATGAGATTGGCGAAATGCCGCAGTCTACACAAGTCAGGCTGCTTCGTGTGCTTGAGTCCGGTACCTTTAACCGCGTTGGATCCACTGTCATGCAGCGAACAGATGCACGTGTCGTGGCGGCAACAAATAAGAATCTGGGAAGCGAAGTAGCAGATGGCCGGTTCAGGGAAGATCTCTATTATCGCCTTAGCACGGTGATTATCCACGTCCCTCCGCTCCGCGAGCGAAGGGACGACATCCGGCCCATCTTTGATGCTTTCCTGTATTCATCCAGTCAGAAATATCAATCTCCTCCCCGCACATTGACGGCGGCAGCCTACGATCTTCTTGAATCTTATCAATGGCCAGGGAATGTGCGGGAGCTGCGGAATGTGGCCGACCAAGTCGTGGTCCTGCACCGTGGCGCCAATGTGGATGCTGATGATATTCGTCCTTTTCTGCGTGGAATCACTACCAACAGCTCCTCGACATCCCTGATGCCGGTAAAGGCAAAAGCACCAATGGACAGTGAATCGTCACCTGAGCTGAAAGTCGTCTATCGGGCATTGCTGGAAATTCGTCAGGATATTCAGGATCTACGCAAGGACGTGGGCCAGGTATTTCGCGAAAGCCTTGCAGGCAGCAAACCGGATCCCTCGTATCCAGAGGAACTGCAGATTGACCGCCCCGCCTTGCCCATGCTTCCCAGACCTGAAAGGGAGCAGAACCTTGATGGGGTTACCTATGAAGTTGAAGACGATCAGGAGGAAGACTCACTGCCAACCATTGAAGAGGCGGAACGAGAACTGATCCTGAAAGCTATGGAGAAATTTGACGGAAACCGTAAAGAGTCTGCGAAGGCGCTTGGGATTAGCCCCCGCACTCTGTACCGTAAGCTCAAAGAGCTGGATGAAGACCCGGGTTAA
- a CDS encoding anhydro-N-acetylmuramic acid kinase encodes MSGTSLDGIDVVIARIQGHGRELQIEKWYGATYSFPEELHSSLKLAASQESIGVAELSQLNVRLAHEYAKAVTRTLEAHGEPIEHLDLVGCHGQTIRHLPDKVMVAGKEICSTLQIGDPSTMAQLLGVPVIGDFRLADMARGGQGAPLVPYFDYVIFTHDTETRGCLNVGGVANLTVLPPNARTDQVYGFDTGPGNMIMDTLCRQCMDLPFDEGGHIAKSGTVNERLLSELLQDPYLSATPPKSTGREYLSHTFLQRLLDSSHRMSSEDLIATATALTAASVWQAYKTFIQPTHSLDRLILSGGGAHNQALLDLLGGYFARNRTAVQIETSDAYGIDVDSKEALCFAVLAHESASGIPTNIPSVTGADRPAVLGKLCVP; translated from the coding sequence ATGAGCGGCACCTCCCTGGATGGGATTGATGTGGTAATCGCCCGTATCCAGGGGCATGGACGTGAGCTTCAAATCGAGAAATGGTACGGAGCTACGTATTCTTTCCCCGAAGAATTGCACAGCTCTCTGAAACTGGCCGCCAGCCAAGAGTCTATTGGCGTGGCCGAACTCAGTCAACTGAATGTGCGTCTGGCCCACGAATATGCAAAAGCCGTGACGCGTACACTGGAAGCACACGGAGAACCGATCGAACATCTTGATTTGGTGGGGTGCCATGGCCAAACCATCCGTCATCTACCCGACAAGGTCATGGTCGCTGGTAAAGAAATCTGCTCCACCCTCCAGATTGGCGATCCTTCAACTATGGCCCAGCTATTGGGGGTGCCGGTGATCGGAGATTTTCGTCTGGCAGATATGGCACGTGGAGGGCAGGGAGCACCGCTGGTGCCGTATTTTGACTATGTGATATTCACGCACGATACAGAGACCCGCGGCTGCCTGAACGTTGGCGGCGTAGCAAACCTGACCGTTCTGCCCCCGAATGCACGGACAGATCAGGTCTACGGTTTTGACACGGGCCCCGGTAATATGATTATGGATACTCTGTGTCGCCAGTGCATGGATCTGCCCTTTGACGAGGGAGGCCACATTGCTAAGTCCGGTACTGTGAACGAACGATTGCTTTCAGAATTACTGCAGGATCCCTATTTATCCGCTACCCCGCCCAAATCGACCGGTCGTGAATATCTCAGCCACACATTCCTGCAACGGTTACTGGATTCCTCCCATCGAATGTCATCTGAGGACCTGATTGCCACGGCTACCGCGTTAACTGCTGCATCTGTCTGGCAGGCCTACAAGACATTTATACAGCCAACCCACTCGCTTGACCGACTCATCCTATCTGGAGGCGGAGCACATAACCAGGCGCTCTTGGATCTACTTGGGGGGTATTTCGCGCGGAATAGGACTGCCGTGCAGATTGAGACATCAGACGCGTACGGGATTGATGTTGACAGCAAAGAGGCCCTTTGTTTTGCGGTCCTCGCTCATGAGAGTGCGAGTGGTATCCCAACCAACATCCCGTCTGTCACCGGGGCAGATCGCCCCGCCGTACTTGGTAAGCTCTGTGTTCCATAG
- a CDS encoding glycosyltransferase, with product MFALLYAGAMIVLAFYGVNLLWMAVVVARGGKSDTGPSPDPNCNGSLPRVTVQIPLYNEAGVARRVIDACAAIQYPRDRFQLQILDDSSDETVAISRQAVDDWKEKGLNISHIQRSHREGYKAGALGNGLKSADGDLIAIFDADFVPPENFLLSLVPFMEEEKLGMIQARWGHINAHSSLLTQVQAWSLDTHFAVEHVARSASGCFINFNGTAGLWKRSCITESGGWHGDTLAEDLDLSYRAQLRGWKFKYLHELEAPAELPETLGALRVQQSRWTKGTAETARKLLRPLWRASFPLKTKVQGTVHLTAHMVYPCLLLAALLHPLLLFQQASGFGPGETYFGIMGLGLVGLLGFFLAQMFAQRQLYPDWWRRMRFFPIFMAGSMGLAISNTKAVWDAWRQFRTPFERTPKANGRYRVRRSKSIVALEAAMAVYSAAGLVFLLWEGLWAASGFQMIFSMSYIFITRYNILELRSQTF from the coding sequence ATGTTTGCCCTACTGTATGCGGGCGCTATGATCGTGCTTGCCTTCTATGGTGTTAACCTCCTGTGGATGGCTGTTGTTGTTGCCCGAGGTGGAAAATCTGACACGGGTCCATCACCGGATCCGAACTGCAACGGTTCCTTGCCACGGGTCACCGTCCAAATTCCACTGTATAACGAAGCTGGGGTGGCTAGGCGTGTGATTGACGCTTGTGCAGCCATTCAGTATCCCCGTGACCGGTTCCAGTTACAGATCCTGGACGACTCATCTGATGAAACTGTGGCGATTTCCCGTCAGGCAGTTGATGACTGGAAAGAGAAAGGACTCAACATCTCCCATATACAACGTTCCCATCGTGAAGGATATAAAGCAGGTGCACTGGGGAACGGGTTGAAGTCGGCAGATGGAGACCTTATCGCGATATTTGATGCTGATTTTGTTCCTCCGGAAAATTTTCTTCTTTCCCTGGTCCCCTTCATGGAAGAAGAAAAGCTGGGCATGATCCAGGCACGCTGGGGGCATATAAATGCCCATTCCTCGCTACTGACCCAAGTGCAGGCATGGTCTCTCGACACACATTTTGCCGTTGAGCATGTCGCGCGAAGCGCCTCCGGCTGCTTTATTAATTTTAATGGAACGGCTGGGCTCTGGAAACGAAGTTGCATCACGGAATCGGGGGGATGGCACGGCGACACACTGGCGGAGGATCTGGATTTGAGTTATAGAGCACAACTTCGAGGATGGAAATTCAAGTATCTCCATGAACTGGAGGCTCCTGCCGAACTGCCTGAGACACTGGGAGCCCTGAGAGTTCAGCAAAGCCGATGGACAAAAGGGACCGCAGAAACTGCCCGTAAGCTACTTCGACCCCTGTGGCGTGCATCCTTTCCCCTGAAAACGAAGGTCCAGGGGACCGTTCATCTGACGGCACATATGGTCTACCCCTGCCTACTCCTTGCAGCCCTTCTTCATCCACTTCTTCTATTCCAGCAGGCCAGTGGATTTGGACCCGGTGAAACATACTTTGGGATCATGGGACTCGGTTTGGTCGGTTTGTTAGGATTTTTTCTTGCTCAGATGTTCGCGCAACGTCAACTCTATCCGGACTGGTGGCGTCGGATGCGATTTTTTCCAATTTTTATGGCAGGATCAATGGGGCTTGCAATTAGCAATACAAAAGCTGTTTGGGATGCCTGGAGACAGTTTCGTACCCCCTTCGAACGAACTCCAAAAGCCAATGGAAGATATCGTGTCCGAAGGTCAAAATCGATCGTGGCGCTCGAAGCAGCGATGGCTGTATATTCTGCGGCAGGACTTGTTTTTCTGCTGTGGGAGGGCCTCTGGGCTGCCTCCGGATTCCAGATGATATTCTCAATGTCCTATATATTTATAACACGGTACAACATTCTTGAACTTCGCTCCCAAACTTTTTGA